A window of Nocardiopsis sp. Huas11 genomic DNA:
ACTCTTCGGCGCCGAGCACGCCAACGTCCAACCGCACTCGGGCGCCCAGGCCAACACCGCCGTGTACTTCGCGCTGCTCAAGCCCGGCGACACCATCCTGGGCCTGGACCTGGCCCACGGCGGGCACCTGACGCACGGCATGCGGATCAACTACTCCGGCAAGATCCTCAACGCCGTGGCCTACCACGTACGCGAGCAGGACGGCACCGTCGACTACGACGAGGTCGCGGCGCTGGCCAAGGAGCACCAGCCCAAGATGATCGTCGCGGGCTGGTCCGCCTACCCGCGCCGGCTCGACTTCGAGCGGTTCCGCCAGATCGCCGACGAGACCGGCGCCCTGCTCATGGTCGACATGGCCCACTTCGCGGGCCTGGTCGCGGCCGGACTGCACCCCAACCCGGTGCCGTTCGCCGACGTGGTCACCACGACCACGCACAAGACCCTGGGCGGCCCGCGCGGCGGCATGATCCTGTCCAAGGCAGCGCTGGGCAAGAAGATCAACTCCGCGGTCTTCCCGGGCATGCAGGGCGGCCCGCTGGAGCACGTCATCGCCGCCAAGGCCGTCTCGTTCAAGGTCGCCGCGAGCGAGGCCTTCGCCGAGCGCCAGCGCCGCACGGTGGCCGGGGCCAAGCTGCTCGCCGAGCGCCTGATGCGGCCCGACATGGGCGCGGCCGGCGTGAAGGTGCTCACGGGCGGCACCGACGTGCACCTGGTCCTGGTGGACCTGGTGCACTCGCCGCTCAACGGCCAGGAGGCCGAGGACCGCCTGCACTCGGTCGGGATCACGGTCAACCGCAACGCGGTGCCGGGCGACCCGCGCCCGCCGATGGTCACCTCGGGCCTGCGCATCGGCACCCCGGCCCTGGCCACACGCGGGTTCGGCGAGGAGGACTTCACCGAGGTCTCCGACGTCATCGCCCAGGCCCTCAAGCCGGAGTTCGACGCCCAGGCCCTGAGCGCGCGCGTTCGGGCCCTGGCCGCCAAACACCCGCTCTACCCCAACCTGTAGAGCCCTGCCGTGCGGGGCCCCGTGCCCCGCACGGCAGTTCTGTACCAGGGCCCTGTACTCAACGAGGAGGACGGCCATGGCCATCAGCGTCTTCGACCTGTTCAAGATCGGAATCGGCCCGTCGAGTTCGCACACGGTCGGCCCGATGAAGGCCGCGCGGACCTTCGCGGGGCGCCTGCGCGAGGACGGGCTCCTGGCCGCCACGGAACACGTGCGCGCGGAGCTGTACGGCTCGCTGGCCCTCACCGGCAAGGGGCACGGCAGTGACACCGCGGTCATCCTGGGACTGATGGGCCACCTGCCCGAGAGCGTCGACGTGGACGCGGTCCCCGACCTGGTCCGACGGGTGCGCGAGGAGCGGACCCTGGAGCTGGGCGGACCCGAGGGCCCGAAGGTGGCCTTCGACCCCGCCGTGGACGTGGACTTCCGCCGCAAGGAGAGCCTGCCCGACCACCCCAACGGCATGCGGTTCGTGGCGCTGGACGCCGCGGGCGTGGAGCTGGCGGCCAAGGTGTACTACTCCGTCGGCGGCGGGTTCGTCGTGGACGAGCGGGCCGCGGGCGCCGACCGGATCAAGGCCGACGACACCGAGGTCCCCCATCCGTTCTCCAGCGCCGAGGAGCTGCTGGAGATCTGCGCGGACACCGGCATGTCGATCAGCGCCGTCATGCTCGCCAACGAGCAGGCCTTCGGACGCACGCCCGCCGAGATCCGCGCCGAACTGCTCACGATCTGGGCGGCGATGCGCCAGTGCTTGCGCCGCGGGGTCATGACCGAGGGCAGCCTGCCCGGCGGGCTCAAGGTGCCGCGCCGCGCGCACCGGCTGTACCGCCAGCTGGGCGGGGTGTGCGACGAGTCAGGGCTGCTGGCCCCCACGACCGCCGACCCGGACCCGATGCGGGGCAGCGACTGGATCACCCTGTACGCGCTGGCGGTCAACGAGGAGAACGCCGCGGGCGGGCGCGTGGTGACCGCCCCGACCAACGGAGCGGCGGGGATCGTCCCGGCGGTGCTGCACTATTACGCGCACTTCAGCCCGGGGGCCGGTGACGACGGGGTCGTGCGGTTCATGCTGACCGCCGCCGCGATCGGCCTGCTGTTCAAGCAGAACGCGTCGATCTCGGGCGCGGAGGTCGGCTGCCAGGGCGAGGTGGGCTCGGCGTCCTCGATGGCCGCCGGCGGCCTGGCCGAGGTGCTGGGCGGCACTCCGGCCCAGGTGGAGAACGCGGCGGAGATCGCGATGGAGCACAACCTGGGGCTGACCTGCGACCCGATCGGCGGCCTGGTCCAGGTGCCGTGCATCGAGCGCAACGCGCTGGCCTCGGTCAAGGCCATCAGCGCCGCCCGCATCGCCCTGCGCGGCGACGGCAGCCACTTCGTGTCGCTGGACAAGGTCATCCGGACGATGCGCGACACCGGCCGCGACATGATGGACAAGTACAAGGAGACCTCGCGCGGCGGCCTCGCCGTCAACGTCATCGAGTGCTGACCGACGTCAGGGAACCGCGTGGAACGTCCGTAGCGCGTCGGCGATTTCGCCCACGTCGTCGAGTTTCCCGGTAGCGACGTCCAACACGAACTGTTCCGCCCGCTCCTCGTCCACCGGTGTGATCAGAGGTGCGCCGTTCAATTCCAGGAAGGTGGCGGTGCAGTTCCAGGCCGCGCGCTTGTTGCCGTCGACGAACACGTGGTTCCTGGCGAGAGACTGCATGAGCGCCGCGCCCTTGTCGAAGAGGCTCGGATAATGCTCCACTCCGAAGGATGAGGACCGTGGCCGATGGACCGCGCTCTCCAACAGCCCGTGGTCGCGTACGGCCGCGTCCTGCCGCCTCTGTGCCAGCGCCATCGACGTGATGTCGACCACCAGGTCCATGGTCAGGTAGATGACCGGTTTCGAGCCCATCTACTGGGCAAGTCGCTCGTTGAGACCGGCGGAGGCTCGGGTGACACGCGCGGCGATCGCCATGACCCGGCGCCGCTGGATGCTGGACAGCACACTTTCGTGCGCCAGCTTTTTGACGCTGGTCTCCTCAGCCGCCGCGGCCTGACGGATCTGCTCCATCTCCTCTTCCGTGAACTCGATGTTCAGTGCGGGCATGACCTCTCCCTCGTTGGTACCAAGTCTGGTACCAGAGTACCCGGAGGGCTCCGGGCCGCACCTGGATATCACCGGATTCACGTGGCGGGAGGGACTGACGAGTTCCGATAGTCGCGGCCGCGGTCGGGGTCCCGGGGGACGAGTGCGCTGAGGCGGTAGGCGGTGGGGCGGGTCCCGCGCCCGCACAGGACGTCGACCCGCAGGTCCTCGTCCGCGAAGCGGTCCAGGGCCCCGGCCGGGCGGGCGCGGAAGGCGCGCCACTCCGCCTCGTCGGTGGTCTCGAAGATGACCTTCCACCGGCCCTCGTTCTCCCGCTGTTCCCGAGCCGCGCGGCGGCGTGCCTCGCGTTCACGTCTGCGCCTCTGTCCTGGCATGCGGCCCATCGTAGAACGGCGCCCCGCTGTCGCGGGGTCAGTGCAACGATTCCCGTCCGGCCTCCCGAGGGCGCAGTCGCCGTTCGTCCACCACGACGTCCAGCAGGGCGAGTTCGACCACGTAGGCGACGTCCGCCTCCCGCAGCCCGAGGTCGTTATGCCCTCGCCACCGCTTGAGCAGCCCCTTGAACCAGGTCCCCTCGTGCCGCGCCGAGCCGCCGTGGTGCGTGGTCGACGGCGGGTTCGCGGTCCGTGCCCCGCTGCACTTCTTCCGTAAACCCAACACCGAGTTCGCCCTGCGGTTCACCGGTCCCACGGGGATGGACGCCCAACGCCTGTGGACGTTCTCCGTGTTCATCAGCGCGCTCGACGAGAGGGACGAGTACCGCACACGAACGCACGAGTTCGAGATCACCGAGGTCTCCGGCAACGCGGCCCGCGTCCCGGATTCCCTCCAAGAACACGGCGACTGGGTGGAACAGCTCTTCTACGGCCTGCGGGCCCTCACGGGGAACCACTACCACCTGCGCACCCTCGACAGCGAGATCGCCCGGGACGCCGAGCTGCTCCCGCGGCGGGCGGACGAGGACGAGGGCCCGTCCTGACAACCGGCCCTCAGGCGTTCGCGCCGCCCATGTCCATGTGCACGAACTCCCACAGGTGGTCGTCCGGGTCGGCCACCGTGCGCGAGTACATGCCGGACTCGTCCATGGTCGAGAGCGCCCGGCCTCCTGCCTCGGCCGCCGCGTCGGCCAGGGTGTCGGCCTCCTGCCTGCTGTCCACCGTCAGCGCCGTGATCAGCTCCGATCCGGCGGCGCCGGGCGGCGATCCCTCGGGGAGGAAGCTCCGGAAGTAGGAGTCCTCCAGCAGCATGACGAAGGCGGCGTCGCTCACGATCATGCACAGGGCCTTGTCGTCGGAGAACTCCGGGTTGAAGGAGAACCCCAGCGCGGTCCAGAACGCGTGGGTGGCGCCGATGTCGCGCACGGGCAGGTTCACGAAGGTCATTCTCGTCATGACGGCAACGTAACCCCGGATCAGGCCTGCGGCGGGTGCTCCCACACCGACTTTGCCAAGCCGGGCCGGTCCGCACCCGCCGGAACCGTCACACCTCGGTCGGCTCGGCGGCCTCGACCGGTGCGGGCGCCTTGGTCACCAGGCTGGCCACGACCAGGGCGACCAGCGCCGCGGGCAGGGCGACGATGACCCCGTTGAGGTCGCCCGGCGCCCCGGCCATCTGCCAGCCGATCGTGGTGGCGGCGCCGGCCACGAGGGCGGCGACCGCACCGGCGGTGGTGGCCCGCTTCCAGAACAGCACCGCGAACACCACCGGCGTGATGGCCGCGCCGTAGATCGTGTACGAGTACATCTGCAGTTCGAGGACGGTCGGGAAGAACAGCCCCAGACCGAACGCCACGACCGCGATGCCCAGGACCGACAGCCGCTGCACCACCAGGGCCCGCCGCTGGCCGACGTCGCCCGCCCAGCGGGCGTACAGGTCGTAGGCGATGTTGGAGGCGGCCGAGAGCATGAACGACGACCCCGTGGTGATGACGAAGGCGACCGCGCCCGCCAGGATGAGCCCGCCCAGGACGGCCGGCAGGTGGCCCTCGGAGGCCAGGCCGAGGATGGACATGTCCCCGTTGATGCCGGGCATGAGGATCGCGGCCGCCGAGGCCAGCAGGACGACGGGGACGAACACCAGGAAGCTGGTGAACAGCATTCCCAGGGTCGAGGAGCGGGCCTCGCGCTCGTTCTTGGCCGCGGTGAGGCGCTGGTAGATGTTCTGGTCGGCGAGCAGCAGCAGGAACAGCGGCAGGAAGTAGCCGAGCAGTTGCAGGGCGGTGAGCCCGCCGGTGAACGTCGTCGACTGCTCGGGCAGGCCCTTCCAGTACGCGGCCGGGCCTCCGATGGCGGCGAAGACCAGCGGCAGGGACACGAACAGGCCGAGCACGATGAGGATGGCCGAGAAGAAGTCGGTGTAGGCGACCGAGAACAGGCCGCCGGTCACGGTGAGGAGGGTGACCACGACCGCGACCAGGATGGTCCCCTGGGTCGCCGACAGCGGCGTGATCAGGCTGACGACGTAGCCGCCCCCGATGAACTGCGAGGCGACCAGGCCGACGTAGGCCAGCGCGGTCACTACGGCGGCCACGGTTCGCACCCCCGTGCCGAACCGCACCTCCAGCAGTTCGGGGATGGTGTGCCGGGAGGCCCTGCGGATGCGGCGGGCCGCCAGCAGCAGGACCAGGATTCCCAGCGGCGTGCCCAGGAAGAAGACCAGCCCGGCGATCGGGCCGTAGGTGTAGGCGAAGTTCGCGCCGCCGATGATGGTGCCCGAGCCGACCCAGGTGACCAGCATCGTGGCGACCATGACGGGCTTGGGCAGGCTGCGCCCGGCGAAGAGGAAGTCGTCCCCGCCGCGCAGGCGGCCGGAACGGGCGAAGTACAGCGCGATGCCGACCATGGCCAGGAGGTACACGGCGAGGATCGCGACATGGATCGTCTGCATGGGCCGCCTTCAGGGTGAGATGGGGGAAGTCCTGCCGAACACCGGCCGGACGAACTCCGACCGGCTCATGTAAACAGCCCATCCGTGAATCATGCAACACTTATTGCACTCAGTGTGGCTCAGATCACTCATCTCGTGTGCGGGCTCCGTTTCCCCAGGCCACCGCCCCGGACACCGCTCAGAAGAGCTCCGCCCGCTCCCACAGCCGCTCGGCGTCGCGCACCGCCCGCAGCACCGACTCCCCGCCCACGCGGGCGAGTTCGGACAGGATCGCGTGCACCACCGCCATCGACGGCGTGAGGGAGGGGAACATGGTCACGCTCTCGCTGGGCACTACCACCACGTGCGCCGCGCCCGCGACCAGCGGGGAGTCCCGGCGGTCGGTGATCACCGCGACCGGCACCGACCGCTCCCGCGCGATGAGCGCCGCCGAGCGCAGCGCCGTGGGCAGCCGCCACAGGTCACAGGCCACCAGCAGGTCGCCCTCGCCCATCTTGGACAACACGTTGACCAGCGATGTTCCGCCGAGATCGCGCATCTGGACGTCGTAGCCCATCGTCGAGGCCGCGTGCGCGAGCTGCAGTCCCGGCGCCGCGAAGGTGCCCGAACCCAGCACGAGCGTGCGCCGGGCGCCGTGGACCGCCGCCGCGAGCGCCCGCACCGTCTCGACGTCGATGGTGCTCTCCAGCAGGCGGAGTCCCTCCACGTCGGCGCGCACGGCCGCCCGGACCGGGTCGGCGTCGGCGCCGGCGTGCTCGGCCAGGACCTCGCCGGCGCTGAGCGAGGCCAGGTAGCGCGACCGCAGCTCCAGGCGCAGCGCCGGCCAGCCGGCGAAGCCCAGCGCCTGGGCGGCGCGCACTACCGTGGCGACGTTGACCTGCGCGCGTTCGGCCAGCTCGGCCGTGCTCGCGTACGAGGCGAACCTCGGCTCGTCGCGCAGCACGCGGACCACCCGCTCGGCGGCGCGCCCGAGCCGCCCACCCGCCAGCGCCGCCTCGATCCAGTCCGACATCGCCCCTCCGTCTCCGGTGCGGCACCGCCGGACTCCCCGGTACGCACCGCCCCTCAAGCGATACCACCACCCGCCCGCGCACCCGCTCAGTGATGCAACATATATTGCAGGAAGGTGTCCAACCGCTCCACCGGAGGTGTCCATGACCCCATCCACCCGCCCCGCCGTCCTCTTCACCGGCGCAGGCCTGCTCGACCCCGAGGACGGCACCCGGACGCCGGACTCCTGGCTCCTGGTGACGGAGGGCCGTATCACCGGGAGCGGCCGGGGACCCGCGCCGGAGACCGCGCCCGGCACCGAGGTCGTCGACCTCGCGGGCGCCACCCTGATGCCCGGCCTCATCGACGCCCACGTGCACCCCACCGCGTTCAGCGCCGACCTCGGCGCCGCGATGGACCACGCCCCCTCCTACGTCGCCTCCTACGCGGGCCGCGCCCTGGAGGCCATGCTCCGCCGCGGCTTCACCACGGTCCGCGACGTCGCCGGCGGCGACTGGGGCCTGTCCCAGGCGGTCGACGAAGGGCTCGTCAACGGGCCGCGGCTCATGTTCGGCGGCAAGGCGCTGTCCCAGACGGGCGGCCACGGGGACTTCCGCGGACCCGGCCGCCAGGGCAACGACACCCATGCCTGCTGCCCCGGGGCCGGACTCGTGTGCGACGGACCCGTCGAGTTCCGCCGCGCCGCCCGCGAACAGCTGCGCACCGGCGCCCACCACCTCAAGATCATGCTCTCCGGCGGGGTCGCCTCCCCCACCGACCGCATCGACTCCACCCAGTCGTCCGAGGACGAGATCCGCGCCGTCGTGGAGGAGGCCGAGGCCGCCAACCGCTACGTCACCGGGCACGCCTACACCGCGCGCGCCGTCAACCGCGGCCTGCGCCTGGGCGTGCGCTGCATCGAGCACGGCAACCTCATCGACGAGAGCAGCCTCGAACTGTTCCTGGAGCACGACGCCTACCTGGTGCCCACCCTGGTCACCTACCAGGAGCTGTCCCGCCAGGGCGCGGCCAACGGCCTGCCGCCGGCCGGTCAGGACAAGGTCGACACCGTGCTCACCAAGGGCCTGGAGGCGCTGCGCATGGCGCACGAGGCAGGGGTGAACCTCGTCTACGGCTCCGACCTGCTCGGCGGGATGCAGAACCACCAGAACGAGGAGTTCGCCATCCGCGGCCGGGTGCAGCCCGCCGCCGACGTCGTGCGCGCGGCCACCGTCAACGCCGCCCGGCTGCTCGGCCTGGAGGGCGAGATCGGCACCCTCCGCGACGGCGCCCGCGCCGACCTCGTCGTCGTGGACGGCGACCCGCTCGCCGACATCGGCGTGCTCGCCGACCCCGACAACGTCCGCGCCGTGCTGCGCGACGGCCGCGTCCGCCACGAGCACACCGCGGACTGACCACCGCCGCCCGCTCGATCCGACGGCGCCGGCCGGCCCGTCCCGGCCTCGTCCGCCCCGCCCCGGTCCGCGCTCTCGTGTCCACACGCGCCACAGGGCCGACCGCCGCGACACGCGCGGCGGCCGGCCCCCGCTCGCCCGGTCAGGCCAGGCTGCGGCGCGGGTTCTTGGCGGGGGCGGTCATCGACATCCGCACCACCGCCGGGACCCGCTCCTGCTCCAGTGCGCGGCGCAGGTCGGCCAGGGCCTCGGACCGCACCCGCCGCCACACCCCCGCCACGTCCGCGTCGTCCTCCAGCGTCAGCGCCAGGCGCAGGTGCGGCTCGTCGCTGGACTCGGTCAGCCGTGCCCGGGCCCGGCGCACGCCCGGATACTCGGCGACCTCCTGCTCCAGGGCGCCGCGCGCCACGCTCTCGCTGATCTCCACCCGCCCCTCGGGGGCCTGTTCCAGGACCAGGCGGCCCAGCGTGTCGTTCATGCCCTGCACGAGCAGCCAGCGCAGAGCGAGGAAGGCCGCGACGAAGGCCAGCGCCACCGCGACGTAGGGCGCCCACCGGCTCCCGAGCACCTCCTGGGCGGCGGGCCCCAGGAGGGCCTGCCCGGCCAGGTCCGCGCCGAACAGCCCCTGTCCCAGCGCCAGCGCGCCCAGACCGCCCGCCAGGAGCACTCCGCCCACCAGCGTCAGGCCGAGCCGGTTGCCCCGCGCCGACCTGCGATTCCTGTCCCGCGCCATCGTCAACCCTCCGCGTGCCGCACGTGCGTGACGATCCGCATGCTGCGCAGCGGCGCCAACTCCTCCAGCCGCCGCTCCACCGCCGCGGTCACCCCCTCGGCCAGCCCCTCCGACGTGCGCATGCCGGTCCGCACGTGCACCCGCAGCCGGTGGCCCCGGACCACCACGTGCGCACTCTCCACACCGCCGACCTCCTGCGCGGCCGCGCTCACCGCCCGGCGCAGCGCCGGCCGCGTCAGGCCGACCACCAGCGCCGGGTCCCCCGTGCGCAGCGCCGTCCAGCGGCTCCGGCCCGGCGCGAGCGCCAGCACGATCAGCGCCAGCCCGATCAGCGCCAGGACCGCGGAGGCGATCTGCACCGAGGGCTGCGACCAGGTCGTGGTGGCCGCGAACTCCCCGGCCCGCCCGACCGGGATCAGCCCCAGCGGACTGCCGGCCAGGGCGGAGATGACCTCGGCCGCCGCCACCACGGCCACCAACAGAATCGCCAGCCCCGTGATCACCGCGGGCCACGACCGGCGGGGGCGGAACGTGTGGACCGCCACCCGTGTCGCCTTCCGCTCCACGCCCTGGTCCGGGCGGCCGAGCACCTCTTCGACGGTGGTCATGTCAGCGCACCAACTCCGCGATCTCGATGTCGATGTGGTGGACGGTCCTGCCGGTCGTCCACTCGACCCGGTCCTTGACGTGTTCGCGCACCCGGCCCGCGACCTCGCGCACGGCCAACGGGTAGCGCACGGCGATCCGCAGCCGCAGCAGGACGACGTCACCGCTCGTCCGGGCGCGGGCGGGACGCGCGCGGATCGCGCGCGCCCCGTCCACTTCGCTCACTGCGCGGGCCGCCGCCTTCTCGATGACGCCCGAGGCGATCTCCGTGCGGCCGCCGGGGTCACGGGCGGGTCCGCCTTCGCGGAGCCGTCCCGTCCTCCCCCGCGGCTCGGTGTCCACTCGCTGGCGGGGTACCGCGTCGGTTCGTGTTCCGGCCACGTCGCCCCTCAGGCCGATCGCCGCGTGAACATCTCGGCCAGGTCGATCTCGCCCTCCATCGCCCGGCCGGCGACGAAGCCGACCAGCCCGAGGACCAGGACCAGCGCGAAGGCCGTGAAACCGCCGAACGCGCCGGCCAGACCCAGTACTGTCCCGTAGGACAACCCAACGATCGGCCACATGGCTTCCCCCTCTTGTCCAGCTGTGTCCAGCACCCTGTCACCTCAACCACTCGCGCGGCTGCCCCCGCCGAGTCCCGCGACCACGTCCTCGACGTAGACGTGGACGGCCCGGCCGGCCGCCATCGGTGCCAGGACGGCCCGGATCTCAGCCGTGATGTCCTGGATCGGGCGGCCGTACCGGACCACCACGCCGACCTCGACATGGTCGTCGCGGACCGCGACTCCGCGCACCCGTCCGCCCGGCACGGGTGTCTGGAGGGTTCCGAACCCTCCTGCCGACAGCTCTACGACGTCCGGGCGGTCCGCGACGGCCTCCGCCAGCACGCGGGCCACCTCACCCGGGTCACGGGCGTCGGCCGCCACTACCGGACCCGTGACTCGGAGGCCGCGTCCTCGTCACCCTGGTCGTCGTCGGGCAGGTGGATGTCGCCCACCTTGATGTTGATCTCCGTGACCTCCAGGCCGGTCATGCGCTCGACGGCCGAGGTGACGTTGCGGCGCACCGCCGCGGCCATGTCCTGGATGGCGGTGCCGTACTCGACGACGACGTCGATGTCGACGGCCGCCTGGCGCTCACCGACCTCGACCGCCACCCCGCGCGCGACCGACGAGTCGCCCCCGGTCATGGCCTCCCTGACGGCACCGACCGCGCGGGCCGCTCCGCCGCCCATGGCGTGCACACCGCCGATCTCCCGTGCCGCCATTCCGGCGATCTTGGCCACGACGGCGTCGGCGATCTGGGTCCGGCCCGACCCGTCGTGCGACGTGCTCTGCCCGCTCCTGGCCGTGCGTGCTTCCGGCACTGCGGCCTCGGTCCTCGTATCCGACACTGGTTCCCCTTCCGCGGTGGTGGGACGGCTCTGCTGCGACGGTGTCAGCGGTTGAAGGTGTCCTTGATCCGCTTGGTCGCCGACTCGGCCGCCTCGGCGGCCTTGCCCTTGAACTCCTGGGCCTTCTCCTTGGCCTTGTCCGCGGTGTCCTTGGCCTGGCCCTTGGCCTGGTCGGTCTTGCCCTCGGCCTCCGTGCCCCTGTCCCCGGTGGCCTTGCCGAACGCTTCCTTGCCCTTGCCGACCGCGTCGTCGAAGTGCTTGCCCATGAGTGCCCCCTGCCGGGTCACACGACCCGGAAATAGCTGACCGAAACCCGTCCGACGGTGTACTCCAGGCCGTCGCACGAGTATGGAACCATTCACACCATATACACACCGTGAGCCACAGACAAGATACTCTGAGCGATAATTCGCAGGTCACGAGGGTCATGTCAAGACCATGTGTGCCCCAATTCCCGACCGGAAACCCACCCGGCCCCAGAAACACCGAAGGGGCGCCCGAAGGCGCCCCCCATGTGTCCGAAAAAAGTTTCCGACGGCCGTCCCCTGGCGGGTCAGCCGAAGATGACGGTCTTCTCGCCGTTCATCAGCACACGGCGCTGCGCGTGCCAGTTCACCGCGCGCGCCAACGCCACCGACTCCAGGTCGCGGCCGATCGCCGTCAGCCGCTCCGGGCTGTCGGTGTGGGCCACCCGGGAGACCTCCTGCTCGATGATCGGTCCCTCGTCGAGGTCGGCGGTGACGTAGTGGGCGGTCGCGCCGATGAGCTTGACGCCGCGCGCGTGGGCCTGGTGGTAGGGGCGCGCGCCCTTGAAGCTCGGCAGGAACGAATGGTGGATGTTGATGATCCGGCCGGACATCTTGGTGCACAGCTGCTCCGAGAGCACCTGCATGTACCGGGCCAGGACGATGAGGTCCACGTCGTAGGAGCCGACCAGCTCCAGCAGCCGCGCCTCCTGCTCCGGCTTGGACTGGGCGTTGACCGGCAGGTGGTGGAAGTCCACCCCGTAGGAGTCGGCCAGGAACCCCAGGTCGGGGTGGTTGGAGACCACGGCCGCGATGTCGACGTCGAGCAGGCCGCTGCGCTGGCGGTAGAGCAGGTCGTTGAGGCAGTGCCCGAACTTGGACACCATCACGATCATGCGGGGGCGCACGTCGGTCGCCTGCAGGCTCCACTCCACGACCGGGTCGCCGGCCCCCTCGCCGAAGTCCCCGGCCAGGGCGGCGAACGCGCCGCGCAGGGTGTCCTCGCCCACCACGCCGTGCTCGCCGCGCTCGGCGAGGAACTGCATGCGCAGGAAGAACCGACCGGTGTAGTGGTCGCCGTACTGCTGACTCTCGGTGATGTTGCAACCGTGGTCGGACAGCAGGTTGGCCACCGCCGCGACGATGCCCCGGCTGTCGGGGCACGAAAGGGTCAGGATGTACTCGCGCTCACTCATGGATCGGTTCCACTCCCGGGATCGGACCGGCTGATCAGCCGTGACCTCCCAGAGTAGCGAGCCCGCGCAAACCGCGGGTCCCGATCCCCCGGCTCCGTGCCCCTCCCCGCGGAGCCCACCGCGACGAGAT
This region includes:
- a CDS encoding Asp23/Gls24 family envelope stress response protein codes for the protein MAGTRTDAVPRQRVDTEPRGRTGRLREGGPARDPGGRTEIASGVIEKAAARAVSEVDGARAIRARPARARTSGDVVLLRLRIAVRYPLAVREVAGRVREHVKDRVEWTTGRTVHHIDIEIAELVR
- a CDS encoding Asp23/Gls24 family envelope stress response protein — translated: MSDTRTEAAVPEARTARSGQSTSHDGSGRTQIADAVVAKIAGMAAREIGGVHAMGGGAARAVGAVREAMTGGDSSVARGVAVEVGERQAAVDIDVVVEYGTAIQDMAAAVRRNVTSAVERMTGLEVTEINIKVGDIHLPDDDQGDEDAASESRVR
- a CDS encoding CsbD family protein, translated to MGKHFDDAVGKGKEAFGKATGDRGTEAEGKTDQAKGQAKDTADKAKEKAQEFKGKAAEAAESATKRIKDTFNR
- the purU gene encoding formyltetrahydrofolate deformylase is translated as MSEREYILTLSCPDSRGIVAAVANLLSDHGCNITESQQYGDHYTGRFFLRMQFLAERGEHGVVGEDTLRGAFAALAGDFGEGAGDPVVEWSLQATDVRPRMIVMVSKFGHCLNDLLYRQRSGLLDVDIAAVVSNHPDLGFLADSYGVDFHHLPVNAQSKPEQEARLLELVGSYDVDLIVLARYMQVLSEQLCTKMSGRIINIHHSFLPSFKGARPYHQAHARGVKLIGATAHYVTADLDEGPIIEQEVSRVAHTDSPERLTAIGRDLESVALARAVNWHAQRRVLMNGEKTVIFG